Genomic window (Candidatus Aegiribacteria sp.):
ATTCAAGAGAGGTTCTTTCAGAACCTAGAAGCTTAATCAGTTCTTCATTAACTACTTTTATTACCTGCTGTCCCGGAGAAAGGCTTTTCAGAACACTCTCACCCAGGGCTTTCTCACTGACAGTACTTACGAACTGTTTCGCTACTTTGAAATTGACGTCAGCTTCCAGCAATGCCCTGCGAACAAGTCGCATAGCATCCCTGATGTTGGATTCGTTAATGACACCTCGGCTTGTCAGCTTCCTGAAAGCATCTGAGAGACTGTCTGTCAGCCTGTCGAACAAATCTGCCCTCCAATTGGATCAGATAGGTAAATAACATACAAATACTCTACAATACAGAGCATGCAACTATACTTCGACAAACGGAATAATCCAAACAGAGGGAAGTTTACTTCAATACGTTAACAGAACCATGTCCGACGGGGCATGTAATAGTAAAACCGGATTCAGTTTCATCAATGACATAGGGCTGTTTCGAAACAGGACATCCTGGAATCGAATCGGGAAGAAGTTCTTCAAGAGTAGTGTATCCATCAGCAGTCAGAGATGCATGATAGATCATTCCCTCAATCTCGAATCCAAGAGAATCCATCCTGGATTCGCATCTTCTGATATCAAGCTCGTTTCTCATCTCATCCATATCTTCCTGATCGATTAGACTGGTTGTATCTCTGGAGCAACCGATGATCAGGAAAAGAACTGCGGTAATCAAAAATAAGTACTTCATTCAATCTCCATTGAGTTGGCCATAGATACGTTTCTCAGCATTCGTATAGCCTCAGCGGGATCATCCGCTTTTGTAATGAAAGAACCGGAAACCAGTATATCAACTCCCAGAGACGCCAATCTTCCCGCATTGGAGTCAGTTACTCCTCCGTCAATGGAGATAAGAGCTTTCTCTCCCCCGTGATCATCAAGTATTCGGCGAATTGCCGGAATCTTGGAGTGAACATATTCAAGATGTTTCTGTCCACCGTATCCGGGATTTACAGTCATAATCAGCACAAGATCAACCTCAGGCGCAACCCACTGCAGGAAATCAACCGCGGTTGCCGGATTGATGGCGACTCCCGCACCGG
Coding sequences:
- the rpe gene encoding ribulose-phosphate 3-epimerase; amino-acid sequence: MREIIIAPSVLGCDQGQIAMEALKLQNAGADMIHLDVMDGVFVPVLTVGADVAACIARKIDIPVDAHLMVEKPAALIDSFAAAGCRYITVHAEVTSHLDRLLQKIRESGAGAGVAINPATAVDFLQWVAPEVDLVLIMTVNPGYGGQKHLEYVHSKIPAIRRILDDHGGEKALISIDGGVTDSNAGRLASLGVDILVSGSFITKADDPAEAIRMLRNVSMANSMEIE